AGAAGCTTTGGGTAGTGAATCTGAACTAAATAAATTTTTAAATGCAGACGAATCTAAAATAAAAGAAGCTCTTGATCACATTCAATCAGAACTTGCAAAGTGCACAGGAGAAAATGCAGATAATCAAAAAAATACATTCAAACAAGTAGTAAAGGGTGCTTTGGGGGGTGAATTAGATAAATTTACAGAACAAGCAGATAGCACTTGTGGAAATAATCAATAAAACCATCAACAAAATTTAAAATGCAGATTTAAGAAAGAAAGTATACAGATTTTCATACAAGCAAAAGGATAATTAAAAAGATTTAAAAAAAGGAAAAAGTAAACAAAATGTTAACTTGAAGTTAACAGAGAAAGATAAGTTAAAAAAAGAAGAGAGATATCTCTCATTGCAAATAGATGGGTCTTTAAAATGAAAACTAGAAAGAATGTACAGCAAATTTTTAAGTATTTGTTAAAGCTACCACAAAGTTTACTATATATTTTGTGCTGCACCCTTAAATATCAGCCCTTCTGATTAAAATACATACCCTACACATTAAATTTTGCATACAATGGAGAG
Above is a window of Borrelia hispanica CRI DNA encoding:
- a CDS encoding Mlp family lipoprotein; translation: MKITNFTLILLLLMSSCDQEKNTNKGIKSRNKRDLKQQVEAQKTPEEALREKLSESQIKGLDFLKEALGSESELNKFLNADESKIKEALDHIQSELAKCTGENADNQKNTFKQVVKGALGGELDKFTEQADSTCGNNQ